Proteins encoded together in one Tripterygium wilfordii isolate XIE 37 chromosome 14, ASM1340144v1, whole genome shotgun sequence window:
- the LOC120015246 gene encoding RAN GTPase-activating protein 2-like: MESTALKSQRQQFSIKLWPPSQNTRQMLVQRIIGNLTSNSNSIFTQKYGSLNENEAEDSAIQIEDVAFDIANKHYEIEPDGDGSSAVQLYAKECSKLILEVLKRGPASEKVNAFRETFFDISKGPRAFIEADEAEELMRPLKEQKNSYTKIRFSNRSFGLGAACVAEPILLSIKDQLKEVDLSDFIAGRPETEALEVMNIFSTALEGSILKSLNLSNNALGEKGVRAFGALFRSQHTLEELYLMNDGISEDAARAVCDLIPSTEKLRILQFHNNMTGDEGALAISEVVKRSPLVEDFRCSSTRIGSKGGVALSESLETCTQLKKLDLRDNMFGVEAGVALGKAFSKLTDLKEVYLSYLNLEDEGAIAITNALKESAPLLEVLEMAGNDITAEAAPTIASALAVKQHLTKLNLAENELKDEGAIQIGKALDEDHLQLVEVDMSANSIRRAGARLLAQVVVQKPGFKLLNIDENFISDEGIDEVKEMFKKCPNVLGSFDDNDPEGGDGDDGSGDDEDNDNELESKLKNLEVGQE, encoded by the coding sequence ATGGAATCCACAGCATTGAAGTCACAACGCCAACAATTTTCAATTAAACTGTGGCCTCCTAGTCAGAACACTCGGCAGATGCTTGTGCAACGTATTATAGGCAATCTTACCTCTAATTCTAATTCTATTTTTACTCAGAAGTATGGTAGTCTTAATGAAAACGAGGCCGAGGACAGTGCAATACAAATTGAGGATGTGGCTTTTGACATTGCAAATAAACACTATGAAATAGAGCCTGATGGTGACGGAAGTTCTGCAGTGCAGCTTTATGCCAAGGAATGCAGCAAGCTTATTTTGGAAGTTCTCAAAAGAGGCCCTGCATCTGAGAAAGTTAATGCATTTCGAGAAACCTTTTTTGATATATCAAAGGGTCCTAGGGCATTTATTGAGGCAGATGAGGCTGAGGAACTTATGAGGCCATTAAAGGAGCAGAAGAATTCTTACACAAAAATTCGCTTTAGCAATAGAAGCTTTGGATTAGGAGCTGCTTGTGTTGCCGAGCCCATTTTGCTATCCATCAAGGACCAGCTGAAGGAAGTTGACCTATCTGATTTTATTGCTGGACGACCTGAGACCGAAGCTCTAGAAGTTATGAATATATTCTCAACCGCTCTTGAAGGTAGCATATTGAAATCTCTGAACCTATCAAACAATGCTTTGGGTGAGAAGGGTGTTAGGGCATTTGGGGCACTCTTTAGATCGCAGCACACCCTAGAGGAGCTATATCTGATGAATGATGGCATCTCTGAGGATGCTGCAAGAGCAGTTTGTGATTTGATTCCATCGACAGAGAAGCTTCGGATCCTCCAGTTTCATAATAATATGACAGGAGATGAAGGGGCACTCGCTATATCTGAGGTTGTGAAACGCTCTCCTTTGGTAGAGGATTTTCGGTGCTCCTCTACAAGGATTGGTTCAAAAGGAGGAGTTGCATTATCTGAATCACTTGAGACTTGTACCCAACTGAAGAAACTTGATCTTCGTGATAACATGTTTGGTGTAGAGGCTGGAGTTGCTCTGGGTAAAGCTTTCTCCAAACTCACTGATCTAAAAGAGGTGTACTTGAGCTACTTGAACTTAGAAGATGAGGGTGCGATTGCTATAACAAATGCTCTAAAAGAGTCTGCTCCTTTGCTTGAAGTTCTGGAGATGGCTGGAAACGACATTACAGCTGAAGCTGCTCCTACTATAGCTTCTGCTTTAGCAGTAAAGCAGCATCTTACGAAGTTGAATTTGGCTGAAAATGAACTCAAGGATGAAGGTGCCATCCAGATCGGTAAGGCCTTGGATGAAGATCATCTCCAGTTGGTGGAAGTTGATATGAGTGCCAACTCTATTAGGAGGGCCGGTGCACGGCTGTTGGCTCAGGTTGTGGTTCAGAAGCCTGGGTTTAAGTTGCTGAACATTGATGAGAATTTTATTTCTGATGAAGGCATTGATGAGGTAAAAGAGATGTTCAAGAAATGTCCTAATGTACTTGGATCCTTCGATGATAATGATCCTGAAGGGGGAGATGGTGACGACGGATCTGGAGATGATGAAGATAATGACAATGAACTGGAATCCAAACTGAAGAATCTTGAAGTTGGGCAGGAGTAG